The proteins below come from a single Drosophila miranda strain MSH22 chromosome Y unlocalized genomic scaffold, D.miranda_PacBio2.1 Contig_Y1_pilon, whole genome shotgun sequence genomic window:
- the LOC117190592 gene encoding ATP synthase subunit s, mitochondrial-like encodes MPATGFKSNIWGYVAVAFNQVDAERLAKVGPNRLCAEWIVKNGGGVRFVDNPTKLWKDYNSLPAETIKFAIKVVDATNASIMKIGLAHFKGCNSIDTVIFHNCKPLENDGLEGLRHIRSSLERLQVSGCYDIRDSGLGVIGELKNLKQLLIFDMLYVKNMDQVALELKKQLPDCDIKATKLGVQLTEK; translated from the coding sequence ATGCCTGCCACAGGCTTCAAATCCAATATATGGGGCTATGTGGCAGTCGCCTTCAACCAAGTGGATGCGGAGCGTCTCGCCAAGGTGGGTCCAAATCGACTTTGTGCCGAATGGATTGTGAAGAATGGAGGCGGTGTGAGGTTTGTGGACAACCCGACTAAGTTGTGGAAGGACTACAACTCGCTGCCGGCAGAGACGATTAAGTTTGCCATCAAAGTCGTGGATGCCACTAACGCATCCATAATGAAAATTGGACTGGCTCATTTCAAGGGATGTAATTCAATTGACACGGTCATCTTTCACAACTGCAAGCCTCTGGAAAACGATGGATTGGAAGGATTGCGGCACATCAGAAGTTCGCTGGAGCGGCTTCAAGTTTCCGGCTGCTATGACATCAGAGATTCTGGTTTGGGCGTAATAGGCGAACTCAAAAACTTGAAGCAACTGCTCATATTTGATATGCTTTACGTAAAGAACATGGATCAAGTGGCTCTTGAGCTGAAGAAGCAGCTGCCAGATTGCGACATCAAGGCCACTAAATTGGGCGTTCAGTTGACAGAGAAGTAA
- the LOC117189924 gene encoding cysteine--tRNA ligase, cytoplasmic-like isoform X1 — protein sequence MASDIFGSTFDIHTGGVDLKFPHHDNELAQSEAAFNESEWVKYFLHTGHLTIAGCKMSKSLKNFVTIQEALKKHSATQLRLAFLHSWKDTLDYSENTMEMATQYEKFLNEFFLNVKDLTRHVLSEEPRRQFDAWTDVEAALQKKFSSSQVQVHAALCDNVDTRSALDAIRELVPASNVYIRDNKSRLNSLLLRNVATYITDLLHVFGAIAGSRGGIGFPVSGGVGPQAAGGDLETTVLPYVQTLAEFRNLVREQAKALKAFDILKLCDDLRDNILPSLGVRLEDKDGGKFAVKLVDRDSLLRKREAKLAAEAEKAAEKKRKKQAVAAAAAAKNAQRRVNPKQMFLGETEKYSAFDENGLPTLDKEGKEISKGQVKKLQKLQQQQEQRYKEYLASINEA from the exons ATGGCCTCGGACATCTTCGGTTCAACATTCGACATACACACAGGGGGCGTGGATCTAAAGTTCCCACACCACGACAATGAGTTGGCCCAGTCGGAGGCGGCATTCAACGAGTCCGAGTGGGTCAAATACTTCCTACACACTGGCCATCTCACAATTGCCGGCTGCAAGATGTCCAAGTCTCTCAAGAATTTCGTCACCATTCAAGAGGCGCTGAAAAAGCATTCGGCAACCCAGCTGCGTCTGGCGTTCCTCCACTCGTGGAAG GATACGCTCGACTACTCGGAGAACACCATGGAAATGGCCACGCAATACGAGAAGTTCCTCAAC GAGTTTTTCCTGAATGTGAAAGACCTGACCCGTCACGTGCTGTCTGAAGAGCCGCGACGGCAGTTTGATGCCTGGACCGATGTTGAGGCTGCATTGCAGAAGAAGTTTTCCAGCTCCCAGGTGCAAGTGCATGCGGCCCTTTGTG ACAACGTAGACACGCGCAGTGCTCTCGATGCCATTCGGGAGCTTGTTCCCGCCTCCAATGTCTACATACGGGACAACAAGTCGAGACTAAATAGCCTGCTGCTGCGCAATGTGGCCACGTACATAACCGACTTGTTGCATGTGTTTGGCGCCATTGCTGGATCACGAGGTGGCATCGGATTCCCAGTGAGCGGCGGAGTCGGGCCTCAGGCAGCTGGTGGCGATCTGGAGACGACAGTGCTTCCCTATGTCCAAACTCTAGCTGAATTTCGCAATTTGGTGCGTGAGCAGGCGAAGGCATTAAAGGCATTCGATATCTTAAAGCTGTGCGACGACCTGCGTGACAATATATTGCCCAGTTTGGGAGTCCGACTCGAGGACAAAGATGGTGGCAAGTTTGCCGTCAAGCTGGTTGATCGCGACTCGCTTTTGCGCAAACGGGAGGCAAAACTGGCCGCCGAAGCAGAGAAAGCAGCTGAGAAGAAACGAAAGAAGCAGGCAGttgccgcagccgcagcagccaAGAATGCGCAGCGTCGCGTCAATCCCAAGCAGATGTTCCTTGGCGAAACGGAAAAGTACTCGGCCTTCGATGAGAAT GGCCTGCCGACTCTCGACAAGGAAGGCAAAGAGATTAGCAAAGGACAAGTGAAAAAGCTTcaaaaactgcagcagcaacaggaacAACGCTACAAAGAGTATTTGGCATCCATAAACGAAGCCTAG
- the LOC117191495 gene encoding alpha N-terminal protein methyltransferase 1-like, with protein MLRSQKYWSGVPATVNGMLEGMGYISATDIQGSNNFLREIRIPGNNLALDCGAGIGRITRHLIPRFHCVDLVEQDPAFANKAREYCTTENTPVGSLGKIYNVGLQKFTPTKKYDLIWSQWVLGHLTEPDLIDFFRRVRQGLAPGAFFVLKENVTKSKEIIVDDEDSSVTRPLEHYDISLEAAGFRIVRKVRQQNFPKDLYPVYMIACKPLSSA; from the coding sequence ATGCTCAGAAGCCAAAAATATTGGTCGGGAGTGCCAGCCACAGTCAACGGGATGCTGGAAGGCATGGGATACATCAGCGCCACCGATATACAGGGTTCCAACAACTTTCTACGCGAAATAAGGATACCTGGAAACAACCTGGCGTTGGACTGCGGAGCCGGTATTGGCCGCATTACTCGACACCTAATACCTCGCTTCCATTGCGTGGATCTTGTGGAGCAGGACCCAGCTTTTGCCAACAAGGCCCGGGAGTACTGTACAACTGAAAACACGCCAGTCGGCAGCTTGGGGAAGATCTACAACGTTGGACTACAGAAATTCACTCCCACAAAGAAATACGACCTCATCTGGAGTCAATGGGTCTTAGGACATCTCACTGAGCCGGACTTGATCGACTTCTTTCGACGCGTCCGGCAGGGACTGGCGCCGGGCGCTTTCTTTGTCCTTAAGGAGAACGTAACCAAATCAAAGGAGATAATCGTTGACGACGAGGATTCCTCAGTTACTCGACCTCTGGAGCACTACGATATCTCGTTAGAGGCGGCTGGATTTCGGATTGTGCGGAAAGTGCGCCAGCAAAACTTTCCAAAGGACCTTTATCCAGTTTACATGATCGCCTGTAAACCACTCTCTTCGGCTTAA
- the LOC117190593 gene encoding ATP synthase subunit s, mitochondrial-like gives MPATGFKSNIWGYVAVAFNQVDAERLAKVGPNRLCAEWIVKNGGGVRFVDNPTKLWKDYNSLPAETIKFAIKVVDATNASIMKIGLAHFKGCNSIDTVIFHNCKPLENDGLEGLRHIRSSLERLQVSGCYDIRDSGLGVIGELKNLKQLLIFDMLYVKNMDQVALELKKQLPDCDIKATKLGVQSKEK, from the coding sequence ATGCCTGCCACAGGCTTCAAATCCAATATATGGGGCTATGTGGCAGTCGCCTTCAACCAAGTGGATGCGGAGCGTCTCGCCAAGGTGGGTCCAAATCGACTTTGTGCCGAATGGATTGTGAAGAATGGAGGCGGTGTGAGGTTTGTGGACAACCCGACTAAGTTGTGGAAGGACTACAACTCGCTGCCGGCAGAGACGATTAAGTTTGCCATCAAAGTCGTGGATGCCACTAACGCATCCATAATGAAAATTGGACTGGCTCATTTCAAGGGATGTAATTCAATTGACACGGTCATCTTTCACAACTGCAAGCCTCTGGAAAACGATGGATTGGAAGGATTGCGGCACATCAGAAGTTCGCTGGAGCGGCTTCAAGTTTCCGGCTGCTATGACATCAGAGATTCTGGTTTGGGCGTAATAGGCGAACTCAAAAACTTGAAGCAACTGCTCATATTTGATATGCTTTACGTAAAGAACATGGATCAAGTGGCTCTTGAGCTGAAGAAGCAGCTGCCAGATTGCGACATCAAGGCCACTAAATTGGGCGTTCAGTCGAAAGAGAAGTAA
- the LOC117189924 gene encoding cysteine--tRNA ligase, cytoplasmic-like isoform X2, which translates to MRMLMPYAGTLHGYSDTRPIRPSIEASAKYDGIIRVHVQNRIVGWGVSWQHIEDYVVIFEFPEVEKAFGNPAASGVPPLVEGYARLLGEHHGNGHAIREVPQPCPLQEFFLNVKDLTRHVLSEEPRRQFDAWTDVEAALQKKFSSSQVQVHAALCDNVDTRSALDAIRELVPASNVYIRDNKSRLNSLLLRNVATYITDLLHVFGAIAGSRGGIGFPVSGGVGPQAAGGDLETTVLPYVQTLAEFRNLVREQAKALKAFDILKLCDDLRDNILPSLGVRLEDKDGGKFAVKLVDRDSLLRKREAKLAAEAEKAAEKKRKKQAVAAAAAAKNAQRRVNPKQMFLGETEKYSAFDENGLPTLDKEGKEISKGQVKKLQKLQQQQEQRYKEYLASINEA; encoded by the exons ATGCGGATGTTGATGCCCTACGCGGGGACTCTACACGGGTATAGCGACACCCGGCCGATACGTCCAAGTATCGAAGCCTCCGCCAAATATGATGGCATTATCCGAGTTCACGTCCAGAACCGAATTGTGGGCTGGGGCGTTTCCTGGCAGCATATTGAAGATTATGTGGTTATCTTCGAGTTCCCAGAAGTTGAAAAAGCATTCGGCAACCCAGCTGCGTCTGGCGTTCCTCCACTCGTGGAAGGATACGCTCGACTACTCGGAGAACACCATGGAAATGGCCACGCAATACGAGAAGTTCCTCAAC CTTGTCCCCTGCAGGAGTTTTTCCTGAATGTGAAAGACCTGACCCGTCACGTGCTGTCTGAAGAGCCGCGACGGCAGTTTGATGCCTGGACCGATGTTGAGGCTGCATTGCAGAAGAAGTTTTCCAGCTCCCAGGTGCAAGTGCATGCGGCCCTTTGTG ACAACGTAGACACGCGCAGTGCTCTCGATGCCATTCGGGAGCTTGTTCCCGCCTCCAATGTCTACATACGGGACAACAAGTCGAGACTAAATAGCCTGCTGCTGCGCAATGTGGCCACGTACATAACCGACTTGTTGCATGTGTTTGGCGCCATTGCTGGATCACGAGGTGGCATCGGATTCCCAGTGAGCGGCGGAGTCGGGCCTCAGGCAGCTGGTGGCGATCTGGAGACGACAGTGCTTCCCTATGTCCAAACTCTAGCTGAATTTCGCAATTTGGTGCGTGAGCAGGCGAAGGCATTAAAGGCATTCGATATCTTAAAGCTGTGCGACGACCTGCGTGACAATATATTGCCCAGTTTGGGAGTCCGACTCGAGGACAAAGATGGTGGCAAGTTTGCCGTCAAGCTGGTTGATCGCGACTCGCTTTTGCGCAAACGGGAGGCAAAACTGGCCGCCGAAGCAGAGAAAGCAGCTGAGAAGAAACGAAAGAAGCAGGCAGttgccgcagccgcagcagccaAGAATGCGCAGCGTCGCGTCAATCCCAAGCAGATGTTCCTTGGCGAAACGGAAAAGTACTCGGCCTTCGATGAGAAT GGCCTGCCGACTCTCGACAAGGAAGGCAAAGAGATTAGCAAAGGACAAGTGAAAAAGCTTcaaaaactgcagcagcaacaggaacAACGCTACAAAGAGTATTTGGCATCCATAAACGAAGCCTAG